The window TTGCTTTTCCCGGTTGTTTTCCTTTAGAATAGAAACAAACGTTCTTACAAGGAGGTGTTGACATTGATCCGAGATCGGGGACGGATAAAATGGACGGCGATGATGTTGCCGGAGCATGTCCAGAAATTGCGGGAGTGGCACGAAGAAGAGCATCTCCCACAGAAAAAGGAGCCGGATGAACAGCAATTCGAGGAGTGGAATCGGCTGATGGCCGAAGCACTGGCAGAGGGATTTCCGCTTGCCATTACGTTTTGGCAGGGAGGAAAACCATGCACGGTGGAAGGCGTGATCGGCCATATCGACACGGCCTATTCCGTGCTGCGGCTCGTCTCGGTGGAAGGGGAGTCTTTCCTCATTCCGATTCGAGCCATTGAACAGATGTCAGGAACCGGATGATTGAAGGCCACTTTGGAGCAAGTACCACGCCTCCTGATGGATTGTCTTCATCCAGCTCCGGGCGCCAGGGGCTCGGAGGCATAAGCCAAAGCTGCTCGAGAAGCGTGCCTTAATTTCTGCAAAGTGCGCAGAAATACGGCAAATCGAACCCTTCGCTGTTCGATTGGCAAAAAGCGCCTTTAGTGGAAAGCCCTCCGACGTACAGGATGTACTAGTGCCGACGTTGCGACAGGACGTCGCGACCTTAGTCGGCCAGCGCTTGTCGGGGCTAGACAGGCGCCCTGCGCTTTTGTCATAAACTGTTCACAGTCAAAATAGGCGTATTCCGGCGGCAATTTTGTTACGATTGGAGCAGATATATGAAGGGGAGAGAATGATGGCAACAGATTTAAACTATCTTCTTGCGTTCGGAGCCGGCTTCCTCAGTTTCATCTCGCCTTGTACGTTGCCGCTTTATCCAGCGTTTGTCTCGTACATTACCGGCATGTCCCTAGAGGAATTGAAGCCGGATTCTAAACGGATGACGAAGAGCGGTATGCTCCACACGTTATTTTTCTTAATCGGGTTTTCAATCATTTTCATCGTCATTGGATTTGGAACGACATTCGTCGGCACATTTTTTATTGAAAACCAGGAATTGCTCAGACAAATCGGCGCCATCTTTATCGTTCTGTTCGGTTTGATGATCATCGGCCTATTTACGCCCGAGTTCTTAATGAAGGAACGGAAGCTCCAATTTAAAAATCGGCCGGCGGGTTACTTTGGGACCCTGTTGATCGGGATCGCCTTTGCCGCAGGATGGCAGCCTTGTTCCGGTCCAATTATCGGCTCGATCATCTTCCTAGCCGGGACCAACCCGGGTTCAGGCATGATCTATATGCTTCTCTATGTGCTCGGTTTTGCCATTCCATTTTTTGTATTGTCGTTCTTTATTACACGGCTTACGTGGATTCGTAAACACAATGCACTCATTATGAAAATCGGCGGCTACGTCATGATTGCCGTCGGGATTTTACTATTCTTTAACGGATTGCAGTGGCTGACTAGTATCTTGAGCCCGATTTTTGGGGATTTCCAAGGGTTTTAATTAGAAAAAGAGGAGGAGTGAAGGATGAAGGAAATCGGTTCGTTTCAGGAGTGGAGGGACATCGTAGAGCAAGAGCCGCAACTGGGACTCTTCGTCAAAACGAACCATTGCTCTGTCTGCGAAGGACTCTATCCTCAGGTGGCGGCCCTTGCGGAGCAGTACCCGTTCCCGTTCTATCGGGTTAATGTGGCGGAAGTGCCGGAGATTGCAGGCCAGCTCGCCCTCTTCACCGCGCCCGTCGTCCTGCTGTTCCACGAAGGGAAAGAGATGGCGCGGTTCGCCCGATTTGTCCAGTTAGAGCAACTCAGACATCGGATGGATGAGCTGGAGAAGTGGGGCACGGCCGATGCTTAAATTGCAAGGACTCATCGATTTCGTTTTTAATGAAATTCCGCCCGTCTACTTGATCGTCGGCTCCACTGTCCTGTTTCTCGTCATGGGGACGTTCGCTTTTTTTGTCCGCGCCAAAGCGGCCAAAAAGCCGATTTCCCCGAAGCGGATCATTTTGCCTCCATTGTTCATGTCTACGGGGGCCCTCATGTTTTTATTCGAGGAATTCCGGGTGCCGCCCATGCAAGTGGTGGAGGCGATCATCGTCGGCTTGCTGTTCTCGACGCTCTTGATCCGGACGACCCATTTCGAGATCAAGACGGGCGCCATCTACGTAAAGAGGTCCAAGGCATTCCTGTTCATCCTCGGTGGTCTTCTCGTACTCCGGCTCATCGCAAAACTGGTGTTGAGCAGTTCCATCGATGTCGGGGAGCTCGGCGGGATGTTCTGGATTCTCGCCTTCGCCATGATTGTCCCATGGCGGATCGGCATGCTTGTGAAATATAGGAAAATCAATCACGCCTCGGCGTGATTGCGTCCGGATTTTTTCGAGCTCGAGGCCGACAGGATGTCGGTCATGCAACCGTTGCCGCAGGAAGCGGCAAACTTAGGTTGCCTTCCTTTAAGTTCCCCTTAAAAATCCGTGACATGCGCCGCAGGCTTTTCTCTTTGTTCAGCGGGTATTCACCCCCCGCTGAACAAAGAGAAATCATGAAAAAAGTGTCCCCGTCGAACAGTGACTGGGGACACTTTTTTAGCTTTTAAAATAAATGCTCGTACGGGGCCAAGTCGATCTCCATCGATGTCAATTTTTTGCGGAGGAATTTATGGTCCCGTTTGGGCGTGGCGACAATATAACCACGGATAATATGATCGAATCCGATTGTTTTCGCTTTATCTTGCAAGGCGATTTGACCTATTCGGGATGCTATCTTTTGCTTGGCGACATCTCGGAAAAGCTCTGGGACCGGGCTGACGAGCTCGTTCAGCAGCTCTTTCGCTTCGTCATTCCACAAGTGGAGCGATTTGTTCACATAAAACTCTTCCCAATCGAGAGTCGATTTGCCGTCCGCTTTCGGGAACACTTTTAAAAATTTACGGAACATGAAAAAGCCGCCAATCCCGAACAAGACGACGAGCACGACACACCAGAACAGGATGAACCACATAAATAGATCGTTCAACAGACTTCACCTCTTCCATACTACCCCCATTATAAGAGTTTTTTCAAAAAAATCCACGAAGAATGTATCCTTTTTTCCCGCAGCCCGCTATCTAGAGGGTGAAGGGAGGTGATCGCATGGCGACAATTGAATTTAAAAGTGCAATCGGACGGGTACATTTCGATGGAGGCATGACGGAGGAAGGGAAGCTGATCCGTAAATCGAAATCGTACCGCCATATCGCGGAAAACGTCACAGCGGACAATTTGTACACGGCGCTGAACGAGCTGGCTTCCCTTTCCTCGCTGCCATTCATCGGAGCGGAAAAGGTGGAAACCTCGGAGGTATACGACTAAGTAAAAAGGAGTGGAGAATATGGCGAAAACGTTACAATTGAATTTTACCACGGCGACGGGCAAGAAATTGATGCTGCCTGTGGATGAACCGCGGGAGGATTTGACACCGCAGGAAGTGACGGCCGCGATGCAGACGGTCATCGCATCAGGTGCGTTCCTCGTGGATGGCTATCCGCTTGAAACGGCGGGAAGTGCCCGCATCGTCGAACGACAAGTCACGGATCTAGTGAAAGGGTAACCTGATTGGAAAACCGGCCTCCCAGTATTTGCTGGGAGCCGGTTTTTCATAATCCATTGATTTTTTTCGCCAATCCGTACAAAATGGACGAAGGAGGAGACGAAATGGAACCTTGGTTGGAGTTGATACAGGAAATTGGATTTCCGATATTCGTATCCTTTTACCTGTTGCATCGTCTTGAATCGAAATTGACGGCCATCCACGATGCGCTCATCACCCTAAAGGTGAAATAAACTTCACAAAATCGTCGTAGTTCCGACATGGAACCCGTTGCGGTTCGCTTGTTTCAAGCTGTTTCTTCCGCTATGATAAATTCATTAAGACATAGCGGGGGAGACAGTATATTGAAAAAGATAAAACTTCCAATTCTATTCATTCTCATGTTAGTAGTGAGTGCTTGTTCCGGTCCAGGAGGATTCAAAGCGGATCATAAATACGAAATACCTCCATTTGAATATACGAACCAGAACGGGGAAAAAGTTTCGCTGGATGATTTGAAAGGGGACGTCTGGCTCGCCCAGTTCGTTTTCACGAACTGCACGACCGTTTGTCCGCCAATGATGATGAATATGGCGAAAATCGAGGAAGACTTGGAGAAGGCTGGAGTGGAAGACTATAAAATCGTCTCGTTCAGTGTCGATCCGAAAGTGGACACACCGGAAAAGCTTCAGGAATATCTCGAATTGTTCAATGTGAAAGATGAAAACCGATGGGAAATGCTGACAGGTTATACGCTGGAGGAAATTGCGGAATTGGCGATGAAGTCGTTCAAGACAATCGTAGCCGACATCCCGGATGACGACCAGGTGCTCCATGGCACCACATTTGCCTTGGTGAATCAGGAAGGGCAAGTCGTGAAACTGTATAGCGGCAATGAAGAAGTCCCATTCGACCAAATCGAAAAAGACGTCAAAGCGCTCATTAAAGAAGGCGCGTAACGAAATAAAGGCGGGGTTCAATGAAGAAACGGAAAAAGAAAGGGAATTCGGTGAAGCTGAAAGCATGGCTCATCGTGTTGCTGATCCCGATTGCAGTCACCGTATTTACATTGACCGCTATCATTTGGACAGGTCTGAAACATCCCGAAATTATCAAGAAATCAGCACAAACACTGCTCGATATTCAAGATCGGCATATTGGGACGACCATTCCGGAAGAGTATATCCCCATTTATCAAGAAGCGGGGGAGGCGTACGGCGTTCCGTGGACGCTGCTTGCGGCGCACCATCGGATCGAAACCCGATTTTCGACGATGGATCCACTCCTTTCCCCAGTCGGCGCTGAAGGGCATATGCAGTTCATGCCCTGCACATTCGTCGGGTGGAGTTATCCGGGATGCAAGGGGCTCGGCAAGGGGGTAATTCCGGAGAAGGATAAGACCGATCCGGAAATCATCAAAAAATACGGGGGCTACGGTGTCGATGCCAATGGCGACGGCATCGCGGATCCCTATGATATCGAGGACGCCGTTTTCAGCGCCGCTAATTACCTTTCCAAAAGCGGAGCGGCCTCCGGCAAGTACGAACAAGCGATTTATCAATACAATCATAGTGAAAAATATGTGGAAGACGTTCTATGGTTCTTTGAAGAATTCGAGTTGTATCGAGAAGAAATGGAAAATACATCATGAAAAACGCCGGTTCAGTGAGAACCGGCGTTTTTCTTTTCATTTCACATCATCATGAAGCGCGACGCATGGATTTCATGATGAAGCTTACGATAAACACGAGGACCAGTGCACCGATCAACGCAGGGACGATATAGAAATCGGAAACTCTCGGTCCCCAATCCCCTAGAAGCATTCCACCGATCCATGCACCGACGATACCAGCAATGATATTACCGATGATGCCGCCCGGGATGTCTTTCCCCAAAATCAAACCAGCTAACCAACCAATGACTCCACCAATAATTAAAAACCAAATAAAACTCATGTGTTCCATCTCCTTCTTGATGATATAGTATGATCGCGTCTTAGTATTTGTAATATCCGTTTTTTCAATACCTCAAACATAAATGACATCGGTGAATCATAATTTTTGCAGTTGTGCATACTAAATCGCAATAACCGAAAGGAAGGGATGCTGTATGTCTTTGGAGTGGTTTGACCGGGTTTGTGAGGAATTGCAGGAGCATCTGGAATCCATCTGCGAACAATATGATGAAGTGGGTCAGATGGCTATCATCCGCGCGGCGAAGCATCCTAGAATCGAATTTTTTGTGGAGTCGGATGACGAAGTGCGGGAGTATTTCTGCACCTTGTTCTTCGATCCGCTGAACCAGGAATTTTACCTCGAAACGTTCGAGTTGGAAGCGGGCCAAGTTTCCCGGATGATTCTGCCGGACATTGAAGAAATCGTGGAGGAAATCCATGAAAGTTTCCATGAATTCCTCGAGGACGAGGACGAGGAGGAGTACGATGACGACGAGCTGTTGGAGACCGTCCATGTGGATTGGACCGCACCGGAAAAATTGCTTTTCCATGACGCCGGGGAAGTGGAAGTGACCCTCCAGTTCGGCATCATCGAGGAGACGGGGGACGGCATCCTCCGCCGCATGACCCGGATTGAAACGCCGGATCGCGAATGGCTCGAAGACGAGTCGCATTTCATCTTCGGCAAGGAAGAAGCCGAAACGATCCTCGCAATGATCGCCGGGAATTTAAGTGAGATGAAGAAGTATGAATAAAGTAGATTGCAAGCAGAAAAGAGTGGCCCTCGCCACTCTTTTTGATTTGTGCGCCCGGCATGGGCTATAACTTGGTGGTGAAAGTCCACTACAGGCTTGGCAGTAGGAACTGTTAGCTTAAGGCAAGGGTGTCCATCGTGAGGTGGAATCTGAAGGAAGCCGGCGGCAAACTCCCGAACCGACGGACAGAAACCGCATATAAGGCTGAATTGGAATGGATGAGTTTGCAAATCAAAACGAAGTCCAATACTGCCCGAGTTCCATACAGTAAATGCGGCGGTTACATGGGAGGAAGGTTATAGCTCTTACCCGGGGAGGTCTTACAGGGGTTCCCGACAAGAGGGATGGAATATTCCACAGGAACAAATCCGTCAGTGATGGCAGGTTGAACTGTAAGAAGTCAGCAGAGGCCATAGTAGTCCAACAGGATGAAGGGCCGAACAATAACAACCCTGAAATGAAATGGAGGTAAGGACAGTGCAGAGACCACAGAAAACATCGGCAGGTGGCTGGCCGCAAAGAGATAGGTTGGAAACCGAAGGGTATGCGGGAGCGTGCAGCCCTGTCTTTACGAAAATGGAACAACGGGGTGGTATCAGTTTGATTGACAAAGTGGTGGATATCAACAATCTCTTCAATGCCTGCAAGAAAGTGAAGGCAAATAAAGGGGCGCCCGGTGTTGACGGAATGACAGTAGAGGAACTCTTTGGTCACGTCGCCAAATACCGCGACCATCTGATTCGGAAACTGAAAGACGGTTCGTACGAACCATTGCCTGTCAAACGGGTGGAAATTCCGAAACCGGATGGGTCAAAACGGAAATTGGGTATCCCTTGTGTTCGTGACCGAATGGTTCAGCAAGCAATCTATCAAGTGATTGGCAAGGTAATTGACCCGTACTTCTCCGATATGAGTTTCGGATTCCGTCCAAAGAGGAACCAGCATCAAGCCATCAGGCAAACCATCGCGTACTACGAACAAGGGTACAAAATTGTGGTTGATTGTGACCTGAAAAGTTACTTCGACACCATACATCATCAGAAATTGATGGAATACCTCAAAGAGTTCATCAGCGATAAGATTGTCCTGAAACTGATTTGGAAATTCCTCAAGAGCGGCATCTTGGAAGGCGGGCTTATCAGTCCGACAGAAGAAGGTGCTCCACAGGGCGGTGTTCTTTCTCCACTTCTTAGCAATGTCTACCTGAACCAATTGGACAGGGAACTGGAGAGAAGGGGACACAAATTCGTACGATTCGCAGATGACTTTTGTATTTATGTCAAAAGTAGACGGGCTGGGGAACGTGTACTGGGGAATGTCTCCAAGTTTCTCGAAGAAGACTTGAAACTAACCGTGAATCAAAAGAAGAGTAAAGTCGGTTCTCCAGTCAAACTGAAATTCCTGGGTTTTTGTCTACATTCCACCGCTAAAGGAGTCGGATGTAGACCACACCAATCTGCCAAGAAACGGTTCAAAGCCAAACTAAAAGGCATCACGAAACGGAATCGCGCGGGTCACTTCGAACAGATTGCCAAAGAACTAAATCAAGTGACAGTGGGTTGGATCAACTACTATGGAATTGGATTGATGAAACAATTTATCCGTTCCATGGCACAATGGTTAAACCATCGATTACGTCAATTGATATGGAAGCGTTGGAAGAAGACGAAGACGAAATACAGTCAACTACGCAGGCTTGGCATCTGGCACGAGGAAGCCTGGAAAGTGGCAAATTCCCGAAAGGGATATTGGCGAGTGTCCAAAAGCGAAACGCTCCACAAGGCAATCAAAACAGAAACGCTCAAAAAGTGGGGTCTGAAAGACCTGAACCACTTATATGAGCGTCGATACTTAAGTTATTGAACCGCCGTATACGGAACCGTATGTACGGTGGTGTGAGA is drawn from Sporosarcina sp. FSL W7-1349 and contains these coding sequences:
- a CDS encoding YolD-like family protein, which produces MIRDRGRIKWTAMMLPEHVQKLREWHEEEHLPQKKEPDEQQFEEWNRLMAEALAEGFPLAITFWQGGKPCTVEGVIGHIDTAYSVLRLVSVEGESFLIPIRAIEQMSGTG
- a CDS encoding cytochrome c biogenesis CcdA family protein, coding for MATDLNYLLAFGAGFLSFISPCTLPLYPAFVSYITGMSLEELKPDSKRMTKSGMLHTLFFLIGFSIIFIVIGFGTTFVGTFFIENQELLRQIGAIFIVLFGLMIIGLFTPEFLMKERKLQFKNRPAGYFGTLLIGIAFAAGWQPCSGPIIGSIIFLAGTNPGSGMIYMLLYVLGFAIPFFVLSFFITRLTWIRKHNALIMKIGGYVMIAVGILLFFNGLQWLTSILSPIFGDFQGF
- a CDS encoding thioredoxin family protein, giving the protein MKEIGSFQEWRDIVEQEPQLGLFVKTNHCSVCEGLYPQVAALAEQYPFPFYRVNVAEVPEIAGQLALFTAPVVLLFHEGKEMARFARFVQLEQLRHRMDELEKWGTADA
- a CDS encoding CcdC family protein; translated protein: MLKLQGLIDFVFNEIPPVYLIVGSTVLFLVMGTFAFFVRAKAAKKPISPKRIILPPLFMSTGALMFLFEEFRVPPMQVVEAIIVGLLFSTLLIRTTHFEIKTGAIYVKRSKAFLFILGGLLVLRLIAKLVLSSSIDVGELGGMFWILAFAMIVPWRIGMLVKYRKINHASA
- a CDS encoding DUF2621 domain-containing protein — protein: MWFILFWCVVLVVLFGIGGFFMFRKFLKVFPKADGKSTLDWEEFYVNKSLHLWNDEAKELLNELVSPVPELFRDVAKQKIASRIGQIALQDKAKTIGFDHIIRGYIVATPKRDHKFLRKKLTSMEIDLAPYEHLF
- a CDS encoding DUF1659 domain-containing protein translates to MATIEFKSAIGRVHFDGGMTEEGKLIRKSKSYRHIAENVTADNLYTALNELASLSSLPFIGAEKVETSEVYD
- a CDS encoding DUF2922 domain-containing protein, with translation MAKTLQLNFTTATGKKLMLPVDEPREDLTPQEVTAAMQTVIASGAFLVDGYPLETAGSARIVERQVTDLVKG
- a CDS encoding YvrJ family protein, yielding MEPWLELIQEIGFPIFVSFYLLHRLESKLTAIHDALITLKVK
- a CDS encoding SCO family protein, giving the protein MKKIKLPILFILMLVVSACSGPGGFKADHKYEIPPFEYTNQNGEKVSLDDLKGDVWLAQFVFTNCTTVCPPMMMNMAKIEEDLEKAGVEDYKIVSFSVDPKVDTPEKLQEYLELFNVKDENRWEMLTGYTLEEIAELAMKSFKTIVADIPDDDQVLHGTTFALVNQEGQVVKLYSGNEEVPFDQIEKDVKALIKEGA
- a CDS encoding lytic transglycosylase domain-containing protein, which encodes MKKRKKKGNSVKLKAWLIVLLIPIAVTVFTLTAIIWTGLKHPEIIKKSAQTLLDIQDRHIGTTIPEEYIPIYQEAGEAYGVPWTLLAAHHRIETRFSTMDPLLSPVGAEGHMQFMPCTFVGWSYPGCKGLGKGVIPEKDKTDPEIIKKYGGYGVDANGDGIADPYDIEDAVFSAANYLSKSGAASGKYEQAIYQYNHSEKYVEDVLWFFEEFELYREEMENTS
- a CDS encoding GlsB/YeaQ/YmgE family stress response membrane protein — its product is MSFIWFLIIGGVIGWLAGLILGKDIPGGIIGNIIAGIVGAWIGGMLLGDWGPRVSDFYIVPALIGALVLVFIVSFIMKSMRRAS
- the ltrA gene encoding group II intron reverse transcriptase/maturase; this translates as MEQRGGISLIDKVVDINNLFNACKKVKANKGAPGVDGMTVEELFGHVAKYRDHLIRKLKDGSYEPLPVKRVEIPKPDGSKRKLGIPCVRDRMVQQAIYQVIGKVIDPYFSDMSFGFRPKRNQHQAIRQTIAYYEQGYKIVVDCDLKSYFDTIHHQKLMEYLKEFISDKIVLKLIWKFLKSGILEGGLISPTEEGAPQGGVLSPLLSNVYLNQLDRELERRGHKFVRFADDFCIYVKSRRAGERVLGNVSKFLEEDLKLTVNQKKSKVGSPVKLKFLGFCLHSTAKGVGCRPHQSAKKRFKAKLKGITKRNRAGHFEQIAKELNQVTVGWINYYGIGLMKQFIRSMAQWLNHRLRQLIWKRWKKTKTKYSQLRRLGIWHEEAWKVANSRKGYWRVSKSETLHKAIKTETLKKWGLKDLNHLYERRYLSY